ACTATGAGGTGGAACATGAACTAGCTTCTAGCTAGTATGAGCCAGATAGTTCATCTTTGCGTCATTGTGCTATGCGTGCTCAAGCGTTGCTATGAAGCTCTATGTATAAGTCGGTATATGAACTTGGTACGCTGCGCCTGCTTCTCCTAACTGCTCAGGTTAGGATGAGCGGGCTTTTTTGCTTTTCACGACACCTTTCCTTTCCATAATAATTGCTTGCCCCCTTCCTAAAACGCCTTTCTAATTACTTCCTTTATGAGAACACCATTTACTTTTTCACCTCCTGCTGCTTCCCTGCTCAGGGGCCGGTTACGGCACCTACTGGGGGCTGCGCTTGCCCTGGGAGCAACTAGTGCATTTGCTCAGTCACAATTGCAGTTTCCGCGCGTGGAGCCATTCAAAAATGGGGTTACCGCCTCGCCTGGCTTCCGATTAGGTGGAGCGGTAGAAAACCCTAACACGCCGAATGGCGGTACGGCGGTACTTACCGCAAGCAATGGTACTGATGCAGAAAACTTTGGGTACCTGCGCCTTACTACGGCAGCGACAGACCAGGCCGGATACGCTATTGACCGCGCTTTTTTTCCTGCTCCTTCTGGATTCAGTATCTCATTTGAGTTCTTTTCCTATGGCGGCACTGGCGCAGATGGCTTCTCTGTATTCTTAGTTGATGCGGATAAAACCACTGCGGAAAACTTTGTCAGTGGTGCAACTGGCGGTTCGCTAGGATATGCTCAAAAGACAGTCAGTCCTGTAAGCAACGGGGTGCCGAATGGTTACATTGGCATAGGCATCGACGAATGGGGAAACTTTGCTAACCCCACCGAAGGCCGGGTAGGCGGCCGCGTACCCGGTGTACTTGCCGACGGACGTACTCCAGACGCAGTATCGATTCGGGGTGCCGGCAACGGAGGCAGCGTAGCTCCCAACACGGAGTATCCCTACATTGCTGGCAGCGGCCAGTTGCCCTTTAGCCTTGACGTACCTACTGCGCGGGCGCAGCTCGGCAGCCCCGACTTTCGCCGGGCCTATATCGACGTAGTGCCTCAATCCGACGGTACTTACCAGATTACGGTGCGTATCCAGCGCGGCAACACGGTAACCACAGCTATCAGCAAAGTTACCGTACCCAAACCGCCACCAAACCTGCGCATCGGCTTCTCTGGCTCGACAGGCGGTAGCACCAACGTGCACGAAATCCGCAATCTAGCTATTTTACAACGGCCGTTTGCTGACGATGATTTGGCTACTACGCTGTTTAACCAGCCGGTATCACTCAATGTCATCAGCAACGACGTCTTCCCCGGTAGTAACTTCAACCCCGGTACCGTAGACCTGGATCCATTTACCGCTGGCATCCAAAGCACCCTTACGCTTTCGGGTAGGGGCACTTTCTCGGCCAGTTCGGGAGGCGTAGTAACCTTCACGCCGAGCGGCACATTTGCTGGCGTTATCAGTATCCCCTACTCAGTTAAAAATACGCTCAACGACGACCCTGCACTATCGGCGGAAAATCAACAGAACGTATCGAACCCCGCTAACATCACCGTAATCGTGCGGGGTGCTGATTTGGCGACTTCCGTAACGGGTCCTAGCTCGGCTACTACCGGCTCCACGATTACCTACACGGTAAGCACCGCTAACCTGGGCACTGAGCCGGCCACCAATGTGGCGCCAACGATTCAACTGCCGACTGGTCTGACTAACGTAACCGTCTCAAGCGGCTCCTACAACTCGGGTACTGGCTTGGTTACTTTTGGCACGGTGAGCAGCCTGGCTCCTAGCGCTAGTCCGATTTCCAACACGGTTTCGTTTACGGCTCCATCGCCGCGCCTGCTCACGGCCCCAGCTTCGGCTACCACGCCCACTCCGGACCCGGTAGCAACCAACAACACGGCTACCATTTCCACTATCATTGGCCAGTTGCCCAACCCGGCGGAAGTGTGTGCTACCCCCGGTAAAGATGGCCCTGGCGCCCTTTCTACCACTGGTACTCAGCCGAACACCTACTTCCCTGGCGTTAGCGTGGCGAATGATAGACGGAGTATTGTGCTGAACGCCGGTACGGGTGCTACGGCTATTGCCGCTGGCGACCTACTGCTGGTAATGCAGATGCAAGGCGCCGATATCAATTCTACTAACAGCTCAGCTTACGGCTCGGGTGGCTCGGGGGGCAGCGGCAACCTTACTTCTAATTACACAGCTGGCACTTATGAGTATGCCGTTGCCGCCAATGCTGTAACAGTCGCTGGCACAAACAAAACCCTGCAACTGGCCAATCCTCTGACTAATACTTATGTCAACCAGGACTTTACGACGGGTAACGGACAGCGCCGCTTCCAGGTAATTCGGATTCCGCAATATTCGTCGCTGACAGTTTCGGGTGCCGTAACCGGCCTAGCCTGGAACGGCACTGTAGGTGGGGTATTAGCCGTTGACGTAGCCGGTCAGACTACCTTCAGCGCCTCATCCATTCTTGATATGAATGGCAAAGGCTTCCGTGGAGGCGGAGGTGTTGATTATGATGGCAACAATAGTTATGGAATTAACGACTTCCGCAATCTTGCCTCCAACAACAAGCAAGCTGCGCACGGCTCTAAAGGCGAAGGCATAGCTGGTACGCCCCGCTACATCAACATCGACGGTACTAGTACTGACACGAACGTAGAAGGCTATCCGGGCGGCAGTGTAGGCCAGGGCGCTCCTGGTAACGCTGGAGGTGGCGGTACCGACGCCTTCCCCACTGGTAGCAATGGTGGTAACACTGGCGGCGGTGGCGGCGGCAATGGTGGCAACGGCGGTAACGGTGGCGGTTACAATACTAGTGCTACGGGAGGCAAACCCGGTACTGCTGCTGCAAGTGCTGCGGCCGGCAGGATATTCCTCGGCGGTGGCGGTGGCGCGGGAAGTGCCAATAGCAATTCGGCGGAAGCCTCTTCGGGTGCTGATGGTGGCGGGATTATTATTCTGCGCACCGGGCTGGTTTCCGGCAGCGGAATCATCCGCGCCAACGGCGACGCTGCTCTCAACCTTACGGCCAATGACGAAGGAGCCGGTGGCGGTGGCGCAGGAGGTACGGTGCTGATTGCCGCGCAAAACCCTACGGGCCTGACTAACTTGGTTGTTGAAGCAAATGGCGGCAGAGGCGGCAACGCTCGCACCAACACTAACGACATTTATGGCGGCGGCGGCGGCGGCGGCGGCGGCCTCATCTACTCTAATGGCAATATCAGCACCAGCTCCGTAGCCGGGGCTGGGACTAACGGCACCAGCAGCAACGGAACAGCTAACGGCACTACTGCCGGTACTGCCGGCACGGTTAACCGTAACGCTAGCCTGCCAGCTGGCATTGCCGGCGCTGGTGACTGCTTGCCCACGTTGACCGTGGACCTGAAGACTACTACCCCCACCGTTCAGCGCACTGGTGCGGATGGCACGCCGGTAAATCCGGCTCTCTACACCATGACCCTGTTCAACACGGGTGGCCAAGCTTCTAATGTTAGTCCCTTAGTAAATCTCACCAGCAACATTTTCCAGTTTGATGGCACCTTCACACCCGAAGTTGTCTTGACGCTGGCTAATGGGACTACCACTACGGCTCCGGCGGGTTTTGCCAACCCTACTTCGGGAGTTAGCTTATTGAGCTTTGGCAGCTTCACCATGCCTGCCGGGGCTAGGCTAACCGTTACGTTCCGGGCTACGATTGCAGCATCAGCACAAAACAATCTTGCTTATCAGGCTAGTGCTGCTGTTACTTACCTCAATCCACTGCGTACAACAGCTTCTGGTACTATCCAGCCCGGCCAGAACTATGCTGGTGGCACTGACAACAGCCTCGGCGCCGCAGGTGGCAGCAACTACACTGCCTCTTCCAGCACGGCTGAAGACGTTACCATTGCCCGTCCGCTGCCCGTGACGCTGACTGCTTTTGCCGTGGCCGCTTCGGGGCAGGATGCCAAGCTCACCTGGAGCACGGCTCAGGAGCTGAACAACGACCGATTTGAAGTGGAGCGCAGCCTGGATGGCGCATCGTTTGAGCGCGTGGGTTCGGTACAAGGCAAGGGCACGACCAGTGTAGCTTCTACTTATACCTACGTTGATGCCAAAGCGGGCCGCCTCTCGCTAAAGCCCATCTACTACCGTCTGCGTCAAGTAGACCTGGACGGTACGTTCAGCTACTCACCGGTGCGCACGGTACGCTTCGAGCGTCCGGCCAAGATGAGCATTGCCCTCTACCCCAACCCGCACACCGGCCGCGCCACCCTGGACCTGACGGCCCTGCCGGCCGGTGAATACGTGGTAGACATTACCGACCTGGCCGGTCGCCACGTGCAGCAGTTGCGCGTGACGGGCGCCAGCGAGAATCCGCTGGCCCTGACCAAGCTGCCCCTGGGCACCTACTTCGTGCGGGTGCATAACAACCAGGTGAACCTGACCCTGCCGATGGTGCGGAACTAAGCTTCCGTACCCCAAAAGAAAAGGCCGCTGCGCAGTGCGCAGCGGCCTTTTCTTTTGGGATTTGTACAACTAGCCTTCTCACAAACAATGTAGAGCCGCAACCCTGCTCTATGAGCAGTGCGGTACTCAGGGGCAGCGATTCCCTTAAACAACCAGGCCCGGCAGCGGGCAGCTACCGGGCCTATTCGTCTACCTGCTCAGCCGCTTAGCGTAGCGGGCCTTTCATGCCCATCATGCGGGCCATCTGCTGCATGCCGCCTTTAGTCTGGCTCATCTTGTTCATGGTGCGCATCACCTTGCGCATGTCCTCGAACTGCTTCACCAGGTTGTTGACCTGCTGAATATCGGTGCCGGAGCCTTTGGCGAGGCGGCGGCGGCGGGAGCCGTTCAGGAGCTCGGGCTGGGCGCGCTCCTGCGGGGTCATGCTTTTGATGATGGCCTCAATGGGCTTGAAGGCGTCGTCGTCAATCTCCACGTCCTTTAGGGCCTTGCCCATACCCGGAATCATGCCCACCAAGTCCTTGAGGTTGCCCATTTTCTTGATTTGCTCCAGCTGGGAGAGGAAGTCGTCGAAGTTGAACTGGTTTTTGCGAATCTTCTGGTTGATGCGCTTGGCCTCTTCCTCATCAAACTGCTGCTGGGCCCGCTCTACCAGGCTGATTACGTCGCCCATGCCCAGGATGCGCTGGGCCATCCGGTCGGGGTAGAACAGGTCGAGGGCTTCCATCTTCTCGCCCGTCGAGATAAACTTGATGGGCTTCTCGACCACGGCCCGGATGCTCAGGGCCGCGCCGCCGCGGGAGTCGCCGTCGAGCTTGGTGAGCACCACGCCGTCGAAATTGAGCCGGTCGTTGAAGGTCTTGGCCGTGTTCACGGCGTCCTGGCCCGTCATGGAGTCCACCACAAACAGGGTTTCGCTGGGGTTGATGGCCCGCTTTACCTGCTCGATTTCGGCCATCATCTGCTCGTCCACGGCCAGGCGGCCGGCGGTGTCGATGATGACGACCTTCTTGTTGTTTTTGCGGGCAAACTCGATGGCGTTGCGCGAAATCTCCACCGGGTTCTTGTTTTCCGGCTCCGAGTACACTTCCACGCCGATTTGCTCGCCGAGCACCTTCAGCTGGTCGATGGCGGCGGGGCGATACACGTCGCAGGCCACCAGCAGCACGTTGCGGCCCTGCTTCTTGATGAAGTTGGCCAGCTTGCCGGCAAACGTGGTTTTGCCCGAGCCTTGCAAACCCGAAAGCAGCACCACGGCCGGGTCGCCCTTGATAACAATGTCCTGCTTTTCGCCGCCCATGAGCTGGGTCAGCTCATCGTAGACGATTTTGGTCATCAGCTGGCCCGGCGATACGCTGATGAGCACGTCGCGGCCCATGGCCTCGTCCTTGATTTTGTCGGTTACTTCCTTGGCAACCTTGTAGTTCACGTCGGCATCCACGAGGGCCCGGCGGATTTCCTTGACCGTGGAAGCAACGTTGATTTCGGTGATGGAGCCCTGGCCTTTGAGGGTCTTAAAGGCCCGGTCGAGCTTGGTGCTGAGATTATCGAACATGGACTAGTCGCAGATTTTGCAGATTTCTTCTTGATTTAGCTGATTGCTGCCGGCTCTAGGAAGCCTTACGCAGTACGATGCTTTCCAGCACTTCGAGGCGGCGCAGCATATCGGCTTGCGTGTTTTGGTTGGCTTCTACCCGTGCCAGGCGTTGGTCGATGTGCTGCACGTCGGTGCGTAGCTCGGAGACTTCCTGTTTCACACCGTCAATTTTCTTTTCCATCCGGATGAAGCCATCGGCTACGGCCGTGGCAAACCGGTCGAAGATGGCTTCGAAGCGAGCGTCGGATTGCTCCATTCGGCGCTCGAAACGAGCCCCAAGCTCTTCAATAGCCTTTTTGTTTTCCTCCGTCTGCCGGTCAACGGCGCGGAGAACGTCGCCCATCAGGGCCAGCAGGTCGGTGTAATCAGCAGCCATACAAAACGGTACGGGAGAAAGGCGGGTTCAGCCTTCAAAAGTAACCAGAAAACCCCGAAAGGCCGCGGCTGCGTACCTTTGCGGCTTCACCTACGCCCTGCCCTGGCCCGTGCCTGCCGCCCATCCGCTTCGCCTGCTCGTCATTACGTACTACTGGCCGCCGTCGGGCGGGGCCGGGGTGCAGCGCAGTCTGAAGTTTGTGAAGCACCTGCCAGCCCTGGGCGTGGAACCGACGGTGCTTACCGTGGACCCCGCGCGCGGGGCTTACCCGGTGCTGGATTACTCCCTGGAAGCCGACGTGCCGCCTGGCGTGCGGGTGCTGCGCACCGACACCTTCGAGCCGTTTGACAGCTACAGGAAGCTGACGGGCAAGGCGGTACCGTACGGGGGCTTTGCCAACGAAAGCAAAACGAGCTTGGCCCAGCGCTTGTTCAAATTTGTGCGCGGCAACGTGTTCATTCCCGACGCCCGGCGCGGCTGGAACCGCTACGTGCTGCGGGCCGTGGCCGAGCTGCTGGCCGCCGGGGAGCAGTTTGACGCGGTGCTGACGTCCTCGCCGCCCCACTCCACCCAGCTCATCGGGCGGGAGCTGAAGCGGCGCTACGGCCTACGCTGGCTGGCCGACCTGCGCGACCCGTGGACTGACATCTACTACTACCCGGAGCTGCAACACACCCCACCGGCCCGCTGGCTCGACGCGCGCTACGAGCGGCAGGTGCTGCTGGAGGCCGACGAGGTGCTGGTAACCAGCCCCAACACCAAGCGCCTCTTGCTGGGCAAGTCGCCGCAACTGCTGGCCGACAAGTTTCACGTGCTGCCTAACGGCTACGACGAGGACGACTTCCGCACTCCCAGCACGCCACCCACCGACGCCCTGCTCATCACCCACACCGGCACCATCACCGAAACCTACCACATCGAGCAGCTGCTGGCTGCCCTGGCCGAGTGCCAGCGCCGCCACCCCGACGTGCCCCTGCGTCTGCGCTTCGTGGGCAAGGTGTCGGCGGGCGTGCAGCAGCAGGTGGAGCAGGCCGGCCTGGCGGCCCAGACCGAGTTTGTGCCCTTCGTACCGCACGACGAGTCGGTGCGCTACCTGCTGCGCAGCACGGTGCTGCTGATGGCCATTCCCGACGTGGAAAACAACTTCGGCATCTTGCCGGGCAAGGTGTTCGAGTACCTGGCCGCCAATAAACCCGTGCTGTGCGTGGGCCCCGTAGGCTCCGACGCCGACACTCTGCTGGAAGAGTGCGGAGCGGGCCGCGCCCTGCCCTACGACGGTTACGCGGCCATGTTGGAGCAGCTCGAAACGCTGGTAGCCCAGTGGCGCATCAGCCCCAACCTCGACCTGCCCGCCCTCAGCCACGCCCGCTACTCCCGCCGCGCCCTGACCGAGCGGCTGGTGGAGCTGATAAGACCTCACCCCCTAGCCCCCTCTCCACAAGAGAGGGGGAACTAGTAACCCCACCCCCACCCCTCTCCGAAAAGGAGAGGGGCTCTAGCGCTAGTTTTTAGCTGATGCTCTATCAGCCTACTGCTCAACTACCATCAACCAGCCCTAGCCTCTCCAATAAGGGTCTCTAGCTCTAACAAACTAGAACTAGAGCCCCTCCCTTTTGGGGAGGGGTGGGGGTGGGGTTACTAGTTCCCCCTCTCTTGTGGAGAGGGGGCTAGGGGGTGAGGTTCCACAGCCCCCGCAGCTTGGCGGGCACCAGGCTGGCGGCGCGGGCTTTGAGGTCGGTCCAGGGGGAGTGGGCGAGGTGGCGGCCCTGCCACTGGCCGATGGCCTGGGCCAGGCGCTGGGCCAGGGTGCGGTAGTGCTGGCGCTGGTAATGGCGCAGGTTGTTGGTAACGTCGGTGGGGGTGCGCACAAAGTCCCGCACGTCCACCACAAAGCAGTTTTCGGCCTGGGCGGCAAAGTCGGCCAGGGCCTGGTTCATTGTCTGATGCCGCTCCCGGGCGCCGGTTTCGCCCGAGCCGGGCACGTCTATTTCGGCGCCGTTGAGCAGGAAGACGGGCACCGCGGCCGGCACCTGCTCCCGCAGCCAGTGCAGGTTCTGCCGGAACTGCTCGGGGCTGCTGGGGCCTTCGTAGGTGAACTCCTGTTGGAAGCGGCGCAGAAATGCTTCGTCGAGGCCCCGGAACCGGCGGCGGGCGTAGGCCGCGGCTTGGGCGGCAGGGTCGGCGGCGGTGAGGTTGTGGTAGCCGCCGAAGGGAATGGCGCGGCCGGTGGCTTTTTCGCGGTAGAGGTCCTGGGTGTAGTCCATCAACGGGCTGTACACCAACACATCGTATTCTCCCGCCCACAGCTGGGTTTGGAAAGCCTCGCGGCCCAGGAAAGGCAACGCGTTGGCCAGGCGTTGCTGCTCTTCGGCGGGCCACTCGCGGCCGGCGCGCAGCAGGGCCGTGTGCTCCACGTGCACCGGAATCTGGTGCTCATTGGTGTAGTTGAACTCCTCTTTCACTTCCAGGTCGAAAGCCTGCAAAAACGGCGTAAGCTGGCCCAGGTCGCAGCCGCCCTTCAGCAGTACCCGCAGGCGCGGGCTTGCGCTAGTGGCACGGGTCGGGGCGGCGGGTGGAGTGGCGCTGGCTTCCAGCGTAATCCAGTCGGGCAGGTCGGTGCGGTTTAGCTCGGTGGCTACGTCGCCCTGCACTTCCAGGGCCGGAAAGCCCAGGTGGGCGTAGATAAACTGCTCCACGCCCAGGTGCAGGATGCGGCAGGAGAATACAAACTGCTCCAGCTGGTTTTCGGGCTGTTGCAAGCAGTAAATGCCCACCAGGCCGTAGTCGCCGAACCGGTCGTGCACGCGCACGGTGCCCCAGCGGCGGGCGGGGTCTTCCAGGCTCGTCGTCAGCTCGTCCAGGGTTACGCGGCGCTTGGTGAAATTGAGCTGGTTGGAGCGGTTGATCAGCTCCTCCACGCGGGCCAGGTCGGGCAGCACGGCGGGGCCTTCGCGCAACTCCACGCGCACCTGGGCGTCGCGCAGAAAGGCCAGGTTGTCGTTGTACTGGGCGCGGGCCTGCTGCTGGCGCTCCAGCAGCCGGTACTGCTCCAGGCGCGACAACGTGGGGTCGGGCTGGCCGCTGGCCCGCAGCAGCGGGGCCAGCTGAGGCAGGTCCTGGGGGTCGGCTACTTGCAGGTCGGGGTTGTAGTACTGGGCCTCGGCGCGGTTTAGGGGGTTGTCGTCCAGAAACAGGGCGTTGGGGGCGCGCAGCTGCATCTGCTCTAGCAACTGCTTGATGATGGGGCCTTTGGGCTGCCAGCTGATCTGCGGAAACACGAACAGGTCCCGGATGCCCAGCTCCCGCAGCTTGGCCTCGGCCGGGGCGAAGTCATTTTTGGAGACGATGGTGTGCACGATGCCCCGCGCCGCCGTGTCGCGCACCAGTTGCAGGTTGTCTTCCAGGGCCTCCACGGCGCCTTCCGAGAGTGTACCCCGCCAAAAGGTGTCGTCTAAGTCCCAGATAATGACTTTGATGGGCTGAGGCATTTCGTTAGTGGTTATTGATTTTTTGTTTTTCGTTTTTGGGTCGAGCGAAGGCAGTGCCTGCGAAAACGGGTCTATCCAGGTGAAGAAGGGAGCCGGTAATCCTACCAAGGACAAAAAGCGAACAACCAACAACGAAAAACCGATTGACTTACAAAACTAGGGGAATGCCTACTTTTGCCGTCCTTACGCCGGCGCCTGCCGGCCCCTCTCCTACTGCATGGCTCTCGACCTCAATCACAAATCCATTCTGGTAACCGGCGGCACCGGTTCGTTCGGTAAGCAGTTTGTTCAGACTGTTTTTGAGAAATTTCCGCAGGTGAAGCGCCTGGTGGTGTACTCCCGCGACGAGCTGAAGCAGTACGAGATGTCGCAGACGTTTCCGCACGCCACCTACCCGGCTATTCGCTACTTCATCGGCGACGTGCGCGACGCTGAGCGCATGAAGCGGGCCTGCGAGGGTATCGACATCATTGTGCACGCCGCCGCCCTCAAGCAGGTGCCAGCCGCCGAGTACAACCCGATGGAGTGCATCAAAACCAACATCTTCGGGGCCGAAAATGTCATCAACGCCGCTCTCGACTGCGGGGTGAAAGAGGTGGTGGCCCTGAGCACCGACAAGGCCGCCGCCCCCATCAACCTCTACGGGGCCACCAAGCTGTGCTCCGACAAGCTGTTTGTGGCCGCCAATAACATGAAAGGCTCGCGCGACCTGCGCTTTTCGGTGGTGCGCTACGGCAACGTGATTGGCTCCCGTGGCTCGGTGGTGCCGTTTTTCTTGCAGCGCCGCCCCACCGGCGTGCTGCCCATCACCCACCCCGACATGACCCGCTTCAACATTTCCCTGGAGGAAGGCGTGGACTTGGTGCTTTACGCCCTGGAGCACAGCTGGGGTGGCGAAATCTTTGTGCCGAAGATTCCGAGCTACAAAATCACCGAGGTAGCCAAAGCCATCGGCCCCGAGTGCCGGCAGGAAATTGTGGGCATCCGGCCCGGCGAGAAGCTGCACGAGGAGATGATAACCGAAACCGATGCCCTGAGCACCGTGGAGCTGGACAAGTACTACGTCATTCTGCCGTTCACCCCGCGCTGGAGCGTCGACGACTTCATCGAGCACTTCCAGGGCCGCCGCGTCGAGCCCGGCTTCCACTACAACTCCGCCAACAACGACCACTGGCTTACCGCCGAACAGCTCCGCGAGGAAATCCGCCTCCACGTCGACCCCACGTTTGAAGCCTGAGTATAGAGCTTAGACATGAGACTATGAGACATGAGAAGTGAGACGATGTTCTGACGCCAGCGCCACTAAAACATCGTCTCACTTCTCATGTCTCATAGTCTCACTTCTAAAAATCACCGACTTACCTGCACCCAACCGCGGTACTGCTCGGCGGTGGCGGGGTTACGGAGCAGGTAGAAGTACACGCCGTCGGGCTGGCCGGTGGCGTTCCAGCTGTTGTCGTAGCTGCTTTTCTCATACACTCGCTGGCCCCAGCGGTTGAAGACGGTCAGCTCCCAGGCCTGCGGGGTGAGGCCTTTGAGCACGAAGGTTTCATTGCTCCGGTCGCCGTTGGGCGTGATAATGTTGGGAATAGTGAACGGGCACTGGGCGCTGCGCACCACGATGTCGTCCTGGGCCGAACAACTGCCGGGCGGCGTGACTGTGACGGAGTAGGTGCCGGGGTTCAGAACTTCGTAGGTGGAAGCGGTAGAGCCATCCTGCCACCGGTAGGTGGTGCCGGCCGGCTGGGCGCTGGGCCGCAGTAGCAGCGGGCTTTGCAGGCACAGCGTGGTGTCGCGGCCCAGGCTGACGGTAGCGGCTGGCAGCGCCGTCACGGCGACGGAGCCGGTGGCTGCGCAGCCTTGCGGCGAGGTAACAGTGAGCGTGTAGGTGCCGGCCGCCCGCGCCGTGAACGTGGGAGCCGTGGAGCCGTCCTGCCAGCGGTAGGTGGAGCCAGCAGGCTGCGCCCCGGCCTGCAATACCACTTCCTGCCCCACGCACAGCTGCCGCGGGGCCCCCAAACTTACCGTGGGCAACGCGTACACCGTCACAGCCTGCGTGACGACTAACGGAGCAGCCAGGCCAGGCACGGTCAGGGTAAGGGTAGCCGTAAACGTACCGGCCGCGCTGTACACGTGCGTGGCCGTCAGCCCGGTAGCCGTATTGGAAGTGCCCGAAGGCGGGTCGCCGAAGTTCCAGGCGGCGGTAGCGCCAGGAGCATTCTGCACCGTGGCCTGGAAGGTAGTAGCCGCGCCCAAGCACACGGCCGAGGCAGTAACGGTGGCCGTGGGGGCAGGCGCAATGGCATTGGGGAAGTTGGGGAGGCCGTTCTGGCTTAGGTTGCCGCCCAGGAAAACCGCGTTGCGCTGAAAGTCACAAGCAGCACTAAGCTCATTAGGGTTATTGATTCGGTGCAGGGCAGGGCTATTGTAGTCCGAGATGTAGATTTTTTTATCAGGGCCAAGCTGTATTCCACCAAATACAGTACCGCCGGAGGCCACGATAACTCTTGAACTAGCAATGGCCGAAGCAGAACCCGCCAGCAAGTTGAATTGAACAATAGCACCACCCGGCCCTGTGCTGCCGTAGAGCCGGGTGTTATCAGGCGAAAACTCAACCCCGTAGCAATAGCCTGAAGTTAGCGGTATATAGTTTGAAACCCGCCCAGTGACGTTATTGAAATCATATAGTTCAAACTGGTCGTCACGCTTTCCCAGAGCCAGCCGGCGGCCGTCTGGCGACACCTTCATGCAGCCCACAGCATTGGCGGCCCCAAAAAAACTGCCGCCACCTTCATGCACGGAGCCCACACTACTCACAACAGGCTGACTACCGATGCCTGCATCCGACACCAGGAAGCTGTAAAAGTCTCGGTTGCCCCAACCGTGTACCAGGACCCAAAAATCCTTTCCATTGCCGTGGCGGGCTACCGCCAGCTTCTCCGTGACTTTGCCCGTGAGCGTGGGCGTCGGCAGGCGGATGGATTTGGCTGTACTTACAATATCACCCAAGCCGTTTTGCAGGCTCATGTCAACGATGGAGTAGCGCAAGCCCCCGACCAAGTTATTGTCAATGGCATCTACTGTGAAGATATAATATAAGGTAGAGCTGCCAGGATGCGGGACGATGGCTGCTACCTGGGAGGCCGAGTTATGACCGCCCAGGCCGGTGCCATTAGACATTA
This region of Hymenobacter sp. YIM 151500-1 genomic DNA includes:
- the pseB gene encoding UDP-N-acetylglucosamine 4,6-dehydratase (inverting), with the translated sequence MALDLNHKSILVTGGTGSFGKQFVQTVFEKFPQVKRLVVYSRDELKQYEMSQTFPHATYPAIRYFIGDVRDAERMKRACEGIDIIVHAAALKQVPAAEYNPMECIKTNIFGAENVINAALDCGVKEVVALSTDKAAAPINLYGATKLCSDKLFVAANNMKGSRDLRFSVVRYGNVIGSRGSVVPFFLQRRPTGVLPITHPDMTRFNISLEEGVDLVLYALEHSWGGEIFVPKIPSYKITEVAKAIGPECRQEIVGIRPGEKLHEEMITETDALSTVELDKYYVILPFTPRWSVDDFIEHFQGRRVEPGFHYNSANNDHWLTAEQLREEIRLHVDPTFEA
- the ffh gene encoding signal recognition particle protein, with translation MFDNLSTKLDRAFKTLKGQGSITEINVASTVKEIRRALVDADVNYKVAKEVTDKIKDEAMGRDVLISVSPGQLMTKIVYDELTQLMGGEKQDIVIKGDPAVVLLSGLQGSGKTTFAGKLANFIKKQGRNVLLVACDVYRPAAIDQLKVLGEQIGVEVYSEPENKNPVEISRNAIEFARKNNKKVVIIDTAGRLAVDEQMMAEIEQVKRAINPSETLFVVDSMTGQDAVNTAKTFNDRLNFDGVVLTKLDGDSRGGAALSIRAVVEKPIKFISTGEKMEALDLFYPDRMAQRILGMGDVISLVERAQQQFDEEEAKRINQKIRKNQFNFDDFLSQLEQIKKMGNLKDLVGMIPGMGKALKDVEIDDDAFKPIEAIIKSMTPQERAQPELLNGSRRRRLAKGSGTDIQQVNNLVKQFEDMRKVMRTMNKMSQTKGGMQQMARMMGMKGPLR
- a CDS encoding T9SS type A sorting domain-containing protein; this translates as MPFSLDVPTARAQLGSPDFRRAYIDVVPQSDGTYQITVRIQRGNTVTTAISKVTVPKPPPNLRIGFSGSTGGSTNVHEIRNLAILQRPFADDDLATTLFNQPVSLNVISNDVFPGSNFNPGTVDLDPFTAGIQSTLTLSGRGTFSASSGGVVTFTPSGTFAGVISIPYSVKNTLNDDPALSAENQQNVSNPANITVIVRGADLATSVTGPSSATTGSTITYTVSTANLGTEPATNVAPTIQLPTGLTNVTVSSGSYNSGTGLVTFGTVSSLAPSASPISNTVSFTAPSPRLLTAPASATTPTPDPVATNNTATISTIIGQLPNPAEVCATPGKDGPGALSTTGTQPNTYFPGVSVANDRRSIVLNAGTGATAIAAGDLLLVMQMQGADINSTNSSAYGSGGSGGSGNLTSNYTAGTYEYAVAANAVTVAGTNKTLQLANPLTNTYVNQDFTTGNGQRRFQVIRIPQYSSLTVSGAVTGLAWNGTVGGVLAVDVAGQTTFSASSILDMNGKGFRGGGGVDYDGNNSYGINDFRNLASNNKQAAHGSKGEGIAGTPRYINIDGTSTDTNVEGYPGGSVGQGAPGNAGGGGTDAFPTGSNGGNTGGGGGGNGGNGGNGGGYNTSATGGKPGTAAASAAAGRIFLGGGGGAGSANSNSAEASSGADGGGIIILRTGLVSGSGIIRANGDAALNLTANDEGAGGGGAGGTVLIAAQNPTGLTNLVVEANGGRGGNARTNTNDIYGGGGGGGGGLIYSNGNISTSSVAGAGTNGTSSNGTANGTTAGTAGTVNRNASLPAGIAGAGDCLPTLTVDLKTTTPTVQRTGADGTPVNPALYTMTLFNTGGQASNVSPLVNLTSNIFQFDGTFTPEVVLTLANGTTTTAPAGFANPTSGVSLLSFGSFTMPAGARLTVTFRATIAASAQNNLAYQASAAVTYLNPLRTTASGTIQPGQNYAGGTDNSLGAAGGSNYTASSSTAEDVTIARPLPVTLTAFAVAASGQDAKLTWSTAQELNNDRFEVERSLDGASFERVGSVQGKGTTSVASTYTYVDAKAGRLSLKPIYYRLRQVDLDGTFSYSPVRTVRFERPAKMSIALYPNPHTGRATLDLTALPAGEYVVDITDLAGRHVQQLRVTGASENPLALTKLPLGTYFVRVHNNQVNLTLPMVRN
- a CDS encoding glycosyltransferase family 4 protein; translation: MPAAHPLRLLVITYYWPPSGGAGVQRSLKFVKHLPALGVEPTVLTVDPARGAYPVLDYSLEADVPPGVRVLRTDTFEPFDSYRKLTGKAVPYGGFANESKTSLAQRLFKFVRGNVFIPDARRGWNRYVLRAVAELLAAGEQFDAVLTSSPPHSTQLIGRELKRRYGLRWLADLRDPWTDIYYYPELQHTPPARWLDARYERQVLLEADEVLVTSPNTKRLLLGKSPQLLADKFHVLPNGYDEDDFRTPSTPPTDALLITHTGTITETYHIEQLLAALAECQRRHPDVPLRLRFVGKVSAGVQQQVEQAGLAAQTEFVPFVPHDESVRYLLRSTVLLMAIPDVENNFGILPGKVFEYLAANKPVLCVGPVGSDADTLLEECGAGRALPYDGYAAMLEQLETLVAQWRISPNLDLPALSHARYSRRALTERLVELIRPHPLAPSPQERGN